Below is a genomic region from Patescibacteria group bacterium.
TAGCTTTTTCTAAACACATTTCGGCGGCGCGGGTTTGGTGTTCGGCAGACTCGTCAAAATTAGAAGCTATAACTTCCCCTTTAACACTCCTTTTTATGTCCGTAACTTCCTCCGGCCTCTCCCCTATTAAAGCAACCATTAAAACCACATCCGGATAGTTCGCTATTATGCCATTGGCAATCTCCTTTAAAAGCCAAGTCTTGCCCGCTTTAGGCGGAGCTACTATCATCCCCCTCTGACCTTTGCCAATAGGGGCTATTAAATCTATTAACCGCGTACTCACAACCTCAGATTTTGTTTCCATTCTTAACCAGAAATTGGGGAAAATAGGGGTTAGTTTTTCAAAAAGAGGCCTTTTTCGCGCCTTTTCGGGGTCTTCTCCGCAAACTTTCTCCACCTTAAGAAGGCTTAAATACCGCTCCGTTTCTTTTGGAGGACGCGCGGCGCCTTCTACTTCATCCCCCATTCTTAAATCAAACCGCCTAATTTGAGATTGACTAACATAAACATCTTTTGGAAGACCTGATTCTGATTTTGAATCAATATCCGCGTTCTGCCTTAGAACACCATAATCTGGAAGTATTTCTAATATTCCTCTAACGGTGATAGTATGGTTGGTATTTTCCTCAAAAGCCATAGAAAAAAATCTGGTGGGAAGAAAACTATAATAATCGTACCTTTTAAGGGTAATATAAATGTAACCGCTCTGTCAAGAACTACTTTTATTCAGATAAGGGGAGAAAAGCACTGCCCCCACTTTCCTCCCCATATCTGAAAGCAACACAACCTAGGTTGTGTCGCTCAACCCGAGTTAAAGACCTTGAGCGCCTGCCCGTCGCCCAAGGCCTATAACCGGGGTTGAGTGGGTGGTCAAGCTTAAACAAATTTCTTTAAACCTATTCCTAAGAAGAGCATTCCTAAAGCCATAACGGCTAAAGATATTTCTTTTCCGCCAAAAGGAACGCCTGCCCCTGTAACCGGAAGTTCTTTTACCCCAAGAACAGACGGCGTTACAATACAAACTGTCGCGGTATCTGACGCGCGCGTCTTACCTTCATATTCAAGACGAG
It encodes:
- the rho gene encoding transcription termination factor Rho; protein product: MAFEENTNHTITVRGILEILPDYGVLRQNADIDSKSESGLPKDVYVSQSQIRRFDLRMGDEVEGAARPPKETERYLSLLKVEKVCGEDPEKARKRPLFEKLTPIFPNFWLRMETKSEVVSTRLIDLIAPIGKGQRGMIVAPPKAGKTWLLKEIANGIIANYPDVVLMVALIGERPEEVTDIKRSVKGEVIASNFDESAEHQTRAAEMCLEKAKRLAESGRDVLILLDSITRLARAYNLVVSPSGRTLSGGLDPVSLYPPKHFFGAARNFEEEGSLTIIATALVETGSRMDDVIYEEFKGTGNMELHLSRELAERRVYPAIDIKKSGTRHEELLFSKTELEQVVKLRRMVDLLGDKEVTPLILDRLSKTKSNKEFLETLHETK